From Bradyrhizobium sp. NDS-1, the proteins below share one genomic window:
- a CDS encoding restriction endonuclease subunit S, producing the protein MNAERLLAHYHEIADVPNAVARLRRFILDLAVRGKLVLQDPNDEPASELLKRIANEKDRENRKRKALPDVNEPPFDVPRNWRWTRVREVTSDRAQQVPQSKFTYIDVTAIDKEAGVVAAPKVLEASDAPSRARKVTRKGDVIYSCVRPYLLNVAVIETDFDPAPIASTAFAVLNGHGHVLPRYMWIVLRSPFMVECVEENQRGQAYPAINDADFAVLPFPLPPLAEQHRIVGKVNELMGLCDRLELARADREAARDRLAAASLARLNTPEPETFQADSRFVLDALPALTTRPDQIKQLRQTVLNLAMRGKLVQQDANDEPASELLNRIANEKGRSRRGPVSINPEDEPYALPKTWKWAALDQLIVSGPQNGISPKPTKREDAPKAISLTATTSGTFNPIYFKYVEANIPIGSDFWLKDGDLLFQRGNTREYVGMAAVYRGPPNTFLFPDLIMKVRVSGHVCLDYVHLASISPASREFLSSKASGAQATMPKINQGTLVSLPIPLPPLAEQRRIVAKVEALMALCDRLEASLASVADARRQLLDALLADALVPVASQELEAAE; encoded by the coding sequence ATGAACGCAGAACGCCTATTAGCGCACTATCATGAGATCGCGGACGTACCCAACGCGGTGGCTCGCCTACGGCGTTTCATTCTTGATCTGGCCGTACGCGGTAAGCTTGTGCTGCAAGATCCTAACGACGAACCAGCGTCGGAATTGTTGAAGCGAATCGCGAATGAAAAAGATCGTGAGAACAGGAAGCGCAAGGCGCTCCCCGATGTGAATGAGCCGCCGTTCGACGTGCCGCGGAATTGGCGTTGGACGCGTGTCCGCGAAGTTACTAGCGATCGAGCGCAGCAAGTCCCACAATCGAAGTTCACTTACATCGATGTAACAGCAATCGACAAGGAGGCTGGCGTTGTTGCCGCTCCGAAGGTCTTGGAAGCGAGCGACGCTCCAAGCCGCGCGCGCAAGGTCACGCGAAAGGGCGACGTTATCTATTCCTGCGTCCGCCCATATTTGTTGAACGTTGCGGTCATTGAAACTGACTTCGACCCGGCGCCGATTGCTAGCACCGCATTCGCGGTCCTCAATGGGCACGGTCACGTGTTGCCGCGTTATATGTGGATAGTGCTGCGCAGTCCGTTCATGGTGGAGTGCGTTGAAGAGAATCAACGTGGCCAAGCCTATCCGGCAATCAACGACGCAGATTTTGCCGTGCTGCCGTTTCCTCTTCCTCCGCTCGCTGAACAGCACCGCATTGTGGGTAAAGTTAATGAGCTGATGGGCCTGTGTGACCGGCTAGAGCTAGCGCGGGCGGACCGTGAGGCGGCGCGCGACCGGCTAGCGGCAGCGAGCCTCGCACGCCTCAATACGCCCGAGCCCGAAACCTTCCAGGCTGATTCCCGCTTCGTCCTCGACGCTCTGCCGGCGCTGACCACCCGCCCCGACCAAATCAAGCAACTACGCCAAACTGTCCTTAACCTGGCCATGCGCGGGAAGCTCGTGCAGCAGGATGCGAACGACGAACCGGCGTCTGAACTGCTAAACCGAATTGCGAACGAGAAAGGTAGATCGCGACGGGGGCCCGTTTCGATCAATCCGGAAGACGAGCCCTACGCACTGCCCAAAACGTGGAAGTGGGCAGCACTTGACCAACTCATTGTATCGGGACCACAAAACGGTATCTCGCCGAAGCCTACCAAACGCGAGGATGCGCCTAAAGCGATAAGTCTAACCGCGACGACGAGCGGCACGTTTAACCCGATCTATTTCAAGTACGTTGAAGCAAACATCCCGATCGGATCGGATTTCTGGCTCAAGGATGGCGACCTTCTCTTTCAACGCGGAAACACACGTGAGTATGTCGGGATGGCAGCGGTATATAGAGGGCCGCCGAATACGTTCCTCTTTCCCGATCTGATCATGAAGGTTCGTGTGTCCGGCCACGTGTGCCTCGACTATGTACATCTGGCGTCGATATCGCCGGCCAGCCGAGAGTTTCTCTCGTCGAAGGCATCTGGTGCGCAGGCGACAATGCCTAAGATAAATCAAGGAACGCTTGTTTCACTGCCCATTCCCCTTCCGCCTCTCGCAGAACAACGCCGCATCGTTGCCAAGGTCGAAGCACTAATGGCGCTGTGCGATCGGCTGGAAGCAAGCCTCGCCTCCGTCGCCGACGCCCGCCGCCAACTGCTCGACGCGCTGCTGGCCGACGCGCTGGTGCCGGTGGCCTCCCAGGAATTGGAGGCAGCAGAATGA
- a CDS encoding class I SAM-dependent DNA methyltransferase, translating to MIVRTTVKSIQDVMRQDVGVDGDAQRISQLTWLFFLKIIDDQDQELELTKDGYRSPIPRRFQWRNWAADPEGITGQAMLDFVNDELFPALKGLKPTGQPGDRRRVVRDVFEDAYNYMKSGQLLRQVVNKISQIDFNNLDERRHFGEFYEQLLNDLQSAGNAGEYYTPRAVTAFMVDRIDPHPGEVLFDPACGTGGFLSCAINHMEKHYVRTPKQREKMQGALKAVEKKQLPHMLCVTNMLLHGVEDPSFVRHDNTLARPLVSWSKDERVDIVVTNPPFGGKEEDGIENNFPTFRTKETADLFLALIVRLLKTDGRAAVVLPDGTLFGEGIKTRLKEHLMEECNLHTIVRLPNSVFKPYASIGTNLLFFEKGTPTKDIWFYEHRVPPGQKAYSMTKPIQLEHFQDCIDWWGGKERNGREETPQAWKVTAEEVKARSFNLAIKNPHAVADDHGDPETLLAELAAAEAQAGTLRDQLKAILAEALSR from the coding sequence GTGATCGTCCGCACAACCGTCAAATCTATTCAGGACGTCATGCGTCAGGACGTGGGCGTGGACGGCGATGCCCAACGCATCAGCCAGCTCACTTGGCTGTTCTTTCTCAAGATCATCGACGATCAGGATCAGGAACTCGAACTGACCAAGGATGGCTACCGCTCACCAATCCCGAGGCGTTTTCAGTGGCGCAATTGGGCGGCAGACCCGGAAGGCATCACCGGTCAGGCCATGCTCGACTTTGTGAATGATGAGCTATTCCCGGCGCTGAAGGGCCTGAAACCCACCGGCCAGCCAGGCGACCGTCGCCGGGTGGTGCGCGATGTATTTGAGGACGCCTACAACTACATGAAATCTGGCCAGCTGCTGCGACAGGTCGTCAATAAGATCAGCCAGATCGACTTCAACAACCTCGATGAGCGGCGGCACTTTGGCGAGTTCTACGAACAGCTACTCAATGATCTTCAATCCGCCGGCAATGCCGGCGAATACTACACGCCTCGCGCCGTCACAGCCTTCATGGTCGACCGCATCGATCCGCATCCAGGCGAAGTCCTGTTCGATCCGGCTTGCGGCACCGGCGGGTTTTTATCTTGTGCCATCAATCACATGGAAAAACACTACGTCCGCACACCCAAGCAGCGCGAGAAGATGCAGGGCGCTCTGAAGGCGGTCGAGAAGAAGCAGTTGCCGCATATGCTCTGTGTCACCAATATGCTGCTGCACGGCGTTGAGGACCCCAGCTTCGTGCGCCACGACAACACGCTGGCTCGGCCTCTGGTTTCCTGGAGCAAGGACGAGCGCGTCGATATTGTCGTCACCAACCCGCCTTTTGGCGGTAAGGAGGAGGACGGCATCGAGAACAATTTTCCGACCTTTCGCACCAAGGAAACAGCGGACCTTTTCCTTGCGCTGATAGTGCGCCTGCTAAAGACCGATGGTCGCGCTGCGGTGGTGCTGCCTGACGGCACGCTGTTCGGCGAGGGCATCAAGACCCGACTCAAAGAACATTTGATGGAGGAGTGCAATCTCCACACTATCGTTCGCTTGCCCAACTCAGTGTTCAAGCCCTATGCTTCAATCGGAACCAACCTGCTGTTCTTTGAGAAAGGCACACCGACCAAGGACATCTGGTTTTACGAGCATCGAGTGCCGCCAGGCCAGAAGGCCTATTCGATGACCAAGCCAATCCAGCTGGAGCATTTTCAAGACTGCATCGACTGGTGGGGCGGCAAGGAGCGCAACGGTCGCGAGGAGACGCCGCAGGCGTGGAAGGTGACGGCCGAGGAAGTCAAAGCGCGCAGCTTTAACCTCGCCATCAAGAACCCCCACGCTGTGGCAGACGATCACGGAGACCCCGAAACGCTGCTGGCTGAGCTTGCAGCCGCCGAAGCTCAGGCGGGTACTCTGCGGGACCAGTTGAAAGCGATACTTGCGGAAGCGCTTTCGCGATGA
- a CDS encoding FRG domain-containing protein — protein sequence METIGSQTIWGLYDRSSVPEAVSNTVVRRGPGHSVKSYVDLAQKIAALQFLNREHVLLFRGQSNDYLTRSGLTTIKPTIFRSSRTGKIPSQQTLANRFTVLRDAEKKLISRYEGAEFVGADRLARHRLLRWSILQHYEVCPTPLLDVSHSLRVAASFATSDESDEAFVYVLAVPNLSGAITASSEASMQIVRLSSACPPSAMRPHLQEGYLLGEYPEIADITPLGGYLHSEMDFGRRLVAKFRFNPETFWKSDTFPKLAIKALYPTGNRDPVEQTMLELKAEIEEEMS from the coding sequence ATGGAGACCATAGGGAGTCAGACAATTTGGGGTTTGTACGACCGGAGTTCTGTTCCAGAGGCGGTCTCAAACACAGTCGTTCGACGTGGCCCCGGGCATAGCGTAAAATCGTACGTCGACTTAGCTCAGAAGATCGCGGCGCTGCAGTTTCTTAATCGGGAGCACGTCCTTCTTTTTCGAGGACAAAGTAACGACTATCTAACTAGATCAGGCCTGACGACCATAAAGCCCACCATCTTTCGATCGTCTCGGACGGGAAAGATCCCATCGCAACAGACTCTCGCAAATCGGTTCACGGTTCTGAGAGATGCGGAGAAAAAGCTAATCTCCCGCTACGAAGGCGCGGAATTTGTGGGCGCTGACAGGCTGGCGCGTCATCGGCTTCTAAGATGGTCTATCTTGCAGCACTACGAAGTATGCCCGACCCCGTTGCTCGATGTTTCGCATTCTCTTCGAGTTGCGGCTTCATTTGCGACATCGGACGAGTCGGATGAGGCGTTCGTATATGTGTTGGCCGTGCCAAACCTGAGTGGCGCCATCACCGCCAGCTCAGAGGCCTCAATGCAGATTGTTCGCCTTTCGAGCGCGTGTCCTCCATCGGCCATGCGGCCCCATCTTCAAGAAGGTTATCTTCTTGGAGAGTACCCTGAGATTGCGGACATAACGCCACTAGGTGGATACCTACACAGCGAAATGGACTTCGGTCGGCGATTGGTGGCTAAATTTCGCTTCAACCCCGAGACGTTTTGGAAAAGCGACACTTTCCCAAAATTGGCAATCAAAGCGCTCTATCCCACCGGCAACAGGGACCCTGTCGAGCAGACAATGCTTGAGCTTAAGGCTGAGATTGAAGAGGAAATGTCGTGA
- the hsdR gene encoding EcoAI/FtnUII family type I restriction enzme subunit R, with the protein MDKRSLSERDICTKYITPALRDAGWDEMLQIREEVGFTKGRIIVRGKLVTRGKAKRADYVLYYKPNIPLALIEAKENSRSVGDGMQQALDYAATLDIPYVFTSNGDGFVFHDRTGDSTPREVNLDLNAFPSPTDLWARYRAWKGLDAEAENIVLQDYFDDGSGKAPRYYQVNAVNAAIEAIAKGRDRVLLVMATGTGKTYTAFQIIWRLWKAGRKKRILFLADRNVLIDQTMVNDFRPFGAAMAKLSTNAKTIERQDGTTVDLPLALDKKRRIDTAFEIYLGLYQAITGPEERQKIYREFSSGFFDLIIIDECHRGSAAEDSAWREILSHFSGATQVGLTATPKETAYVSNTDYFGDPVFTYSLKQGISDGFLAPYKVIKVHIDRDIEGYRPELGQLDRDGNAVEDRIYNAKDFDRNIVLDDRTLLTARKITEFLKESGDRFQKTIVFCVDEEHAARMRQALVNENADLVEENHRYVMRITGSDKEGQDQLGNFIDPESKYPVLVTTSRLLSTGVDAQTCRLIVLDRPVGSMTEFKQIVGRGTRVHEDTKKFFFTLIDFRGATNHFADPEFDGEPVQIHTAGENDPITPVEGLGESEQATYEPPLDETIVDQPNVPLPVGDPIRKIYVDGVGARIIAERVEYLDENGKLVTETLRDFTRAALKKRFASLDDFLKRWKSAERKKALIDELEAEGLSLDALVEELGKNLDPFDLICHVAFDKKPLTRRERAENVRKRDVFTKYGPQARAVLDALLDKYRDEGVLNLDDANVLKVTPFTSMGSVVQLIKAFGDKDGFEQAVREMQNALYEAAG; encoded by the coding sequence ATGGACAAACGCTCATTAAGCGAACGAGATATTTGCACGAAGTACATCACGCCAGCGCTGCGCGATGCTGGCTGGGACGAAATGCTGCAAATTCGCGAGGAGGTCGGCTTTACCAAGGGCCGCATCATCGTGCGTGGCAAACTGGTCACGCGTGGGAAGGCCAAGCGCGCCGACTACGTCCTCTACTACAAGCCGAACATCCCGCTGGCGCTCATCGAGGCTAAAGAAAATTCTCGTAGTGTCGGTGACGGCATGCAGCAGGCGCTGGACTACGCCGCCACTCTCGATATTCCCTACGTGTTCACCTCGAACGGTGATGGATTTGTGTTCCACGACCGCACCGGCGACAGCACGCCGCGCGAAGTGAACCTTGATCTCAATGCCTTCCCGTCGCCGACCGACCTATGGGCGCGCTACCGTGCCTGGAAGGGCCTCGACGCTGAAGCCGAAAATATCGTCCTTCAGGACTATTTCGATGACGGCAGTGGCAAGGCGCCTCGCTACTATCAGGTCAACGCCGTCAACGCCGCAATTGAGGCTATCGCCAAGGGGCGCGACCGTGTGCTGCTGGTGATGGCGACCGGCACCGGCAAGACCTATACCGCGTTCCAGATCATATGGCGGCTTTGGAAGGCCGGCCGCAAGAAGCGCATTCTGTTTCTGGCCGACCGCAACGTGCTGATCGACCAGACGATGGTCAACGACTTCCGCCCGTTTGGCGCGGCGATGGCTAAGCTTTCGACAAACGCCAAAACGATCGAGCGGCAGGACGGTACAACCGTCGATCTGCCATTGGCGCTGGACAAAAAGCGGCGGATAGACACTGCCTTCGAAATCTATCTTGGGCTCTATCAGGCAATCACCGGGCCCGAAGAGCGGCAAAAGATCTATCGTGAGTTTTCGTCCGGTTTCTTCGACTTGATCATAATCGACGAGTGCCATCGCGGCAGTGCGGCCGAAGACTCCGCGTGGCGCGAGATACTGAGCCATTTTTCGGGGGCCACCCAGGTCGGTCTCACGGCCACACCCAAGGAGACAGCTTACGTCTCCAACACCGACTATTTCGGCGATCCGGTTTTCACGTACTCATTGAAGCAGGGAATCAGCGATGGCTTCCTTGCCCCCTATAAGGTGATCAAGGTTCATATTGACCGCGACATCGAAGGCTACCGCCCGGAACTCGGGCAGCTCGATCGGGACGGCAACGCTGTCGAAGACCGCATCTACAACGCAAAGGACTTTGACCGAAACATAGTACTCGATGACCGTACGTTGCTGACCGCTAGGAAGATCACCGAGTTCCTCAAAGAAAGCGGCGACCGCTTCCAGAAGACCATCGTGTTTTGTGTCGATGAAGAGCACGCAGCTCGCATGCGGCAGGCTCTCGTCAACGAAAACGCCGATCTCGTGGAAGAGAATCATCGCTACGTGATGCGCATCACTGGTAGCGACAAAGAGGGTCAGGATCAGCTCGGCAACTTCATCGACCCCGAGTCGAAATATCCCGTGCTTGTGACGACCTCGCGGCTGCTGTCAACCGGCGTCGACGCGCAGACCTGTCGGTTGATCGTGCTTGACCGGCCAGTCGGTTCGATGACGGAGTTCAAGCAGATCGTTGGTCGTGGCACGCGCGTTCATGAGGACACGAAGAAGTTTTTCTTCACGCTGATCGACTTTCGCGGCGCGACCAATCACTTTGCCGACCCAGAGTTTGATGGCGAGCCGGTGCAAATCCATACAGCTGGCGAGAACGACCCGATCACACCTGTCGAGGGACTGGGGGAGAGCGAGCAGGCGACCTATGAACCGCCACTCGACGAAACGATCGTCGATCAGCCGAATGTGCCTCTGCCGGTTGGCGATCCGATCCGCAAGATTTATGTGGATGGCGTTGGCGCGCGCATCATCGCTGAGCGGGTGGAATACCTCGACGAGAATGGAAAGCTGGTCACGGAGACCTTGCGGGACTTCACCAGGGCGGCGTTGAAGAAGCGTTTTGCCAGTCTCGACGATTTCCTCAAGCGCTGGAAGTCCGCCGAACGCAAGAAGGCGCTCATTGACGAGTTGGAGGCGGAGGGGCTGTCCCTCGATGCCCTCGTCGAGGAGCTCGGTAAGAACCTTGACCCCTTCGACTTGATCTGCCACGTCGCTTTTGACAAGAAGCCGCTGACTCGCCGCGAGCGTGCAGAGAACGTGAGGAAGCGCGACGTGTTCACGAAATACGGACCGCAAGCTCGCGCGGTGCTTGACGCTCTGCTCGACAAGTATCGCGACGAGGGAGTTCTGAATCTCGATGATGCCAATGTGCTGAAGGTGACACCATTTACGAGCATGGGCAGCGTCGTCCAATTGATAAAGGCGTTCGGCGACAAGGATGGGTTCGAGCAAGCTGTCCGCGAAATGCAGAACGCCCTCTACGAGGCGGCAGGTTAA
- the rlmB gene encoding 23S rRNA (guanosine(2251)-2'-O)-methyltransferase RlmB has protein sequence MKDRKFTPRGSRGGAKPFNRPGKSAGRPAWRDRDSHADGPVILYGWHTVTMALANPERRIRKLTLTENAAKRLADENIETRVSPEIVRPQEIDRLLSPDAVHQGLLAEADPLPSLDIETLKQEGMVLVLDQITDPHNVGAILRSAAAFAVKAIITTARHSPEATGVLAKAASGALELVPVVTVQNLARALTTLNEIGFQTVGLDSEGSEDLSDVALREPLALVLGAEGKGLRQLTRETCSVVARLDMPGEIKSLNVSNAAVLSLYVGASRLGLMK, from the coding sequence ATGAAGGATCGAAAATTCACCCCCAGAGGCTCCCGCGGCGGGGCTAAGCCCTTCAACAGGCCCGGGAAATCGGCCGGCCGGCCGGCCTGGCGCGACCGCGATTCGCACGCCGACGGGCCAGTCATCCTCTATGGCTGGCACACCGTGACCATGGCCCTGGCCAACCCGGAGCGGCGGATCCGCAAGCTGACGCTGACCGAGAACGCTGCGAAGCGGCTTGCGGACGAGAATATCGAAACCCGCGTCTCCCCCGAGATCGTCCGGCCCCAGGAGATCGACCGCCTGCTGTCGCCCGACGCGGTGCATCAGGGCCTGCTTGCGGAAGCCGATCCTCTGCCTTCGCTTGATATCGAGACCTTGAAGCAGGAGGGCATGGTGCTGGTGCTCGACCAGATCACCGATCCGCACAATGTCGGCGCGATCCTGCGCTCCGCCGCAGCCTTCGCGGTGAAGGCGATCATCACCACTGCGCGCCATAGCCCGGAAGCCACCGGCGTGCTCGCCAAGGCCGCCTCCGGCGCGCTGGAGCTGGTGCCCGTTGTGACCGTGCAGAACCTCGCGCGCGCGCTGACCACGCTGAACGAAATTGGCTTCCAGACCGTGGGCCTCGACAGCGAGGGCAGCGAGGACCTGTCGGACGTCGCGCTGCGCGAGCCGCTCGCGCTGGTGCTCGGCGCCGAAGGCAAGGGTCTGCGACAATTGACCCGCGAGACCTGCAGCGTCGTGGCGCGGCTCGACATGCCCGGCGAGATCAAGAGCCTCAACGTCTCCAACGCCGCCGTGCTTTCGCTCTATGTCGGCGCGAGCCGGCTCGGGTTGATGAAGTAG
- a CDS encoding LLM class flavin-dependent oxidoreductase, with the protein MTAPLQFGLDTFGDVTKDASGALLPHAQVIRNVVDEAVLADELGLDFIGLGEHHRADFAISSPETVLAAIATRTKRIRLGSAVTVLSSDDPIRVFQRFATLDALSNGRAEVILGRGSFTESFPLFGFDLRKYEELFEEKLDLFAALLSQQPVNWDGKLRPPLRDQLVYPPVENGRLKTWIGVGGSPQSVVRAAHYDLPLMLAIIGGDPARFAPFVDLHHRAAKEFGRPAQPIGVHSPGYVAETDEEAREELWPDYKAMRDRIGKERGWPPMGRDEFVGEAEHGSLYAGSPETVARKIARTAKALGISRFQLKYSAGPLPHEKLMRSIELYGRKVVPMVREMMG; encoded by the coding sequence ATGACCGCACCGCTTCAATTCGGCCTCGACACCTTTGGCGACGTCACCAAGGACGCTTCAGGCGCCTTGCTCCCCCACGCCCAGGTCATCCGCAACGTCGTCGACGAAGCCGTGCTGGCCGACGAGCTCGGCCTCGACTTCATCGGCCTCGGCGAGCATCATCGCGCCGATTTCGCGATCTCCTCGCCGGAGACCGTGCTCGCTGCGATCGCAACGCGCACCAAGCGCATCCGTCTCGGCTCGGCCGTGACGGTGCTGTCCTCGGACGATCCGATCCGCGTGTTCCAGCGCTTTGCCACGCTCGATGCGCTGTCGAACGGCCGCGCCGAGGTCATCCTCGGCCGCGGCTCGTTCACCGAATCCTTCCCGCTGTTCGGCTTCGACCTGCGCAAATACGAAGAGCTGTTCGAGGAGAAGCTCGACCTGTTCGCCGCACTGTTGTCGCAGCAGCCGGTGAACTGGGACGGCAAGCTGCGTCCACCGCTGCGGGACCAGCTGGTCTATCCGCCGGTCGAGAACGGCCGGCTGAAAACCTGGATCGGCGTCGGCGGCAGCCCGCAATCGGTGGTGCGCGCCGCGCATTACGACCTGCCTTTGATGCTCGCGATCATCGGCGGCGATCCCGCGCGCTTTGCACCCTTCGTGGACCTCCACCATCGCGCCGCCAAGGAATTCGGCCGCCCCGCGCAGCCGATCGGCGTGCACTCGCCCGGCTACGTCGCCGAGACGGATGAGGAGGCCCGCGAAGAGCTGTGGCCCGACTACAAGGCCATGCGCGACCGCATCGGCAAGGAGCGCGGCTGGCCGCCGATGGGGCGCGACGAATTCGTCGGCGAGGCCGAGCACGGTTCGCTCTATGCCGGCTCGCCGGAGACGGTCGCGCGCAAGATCGCCAGGACCGCGAAGGCGCTCGGCATTTCGCGGTTTCAGTTGAAATATTCGGCGGGTCCCTTGCCACACGAGAAACTGATGCGGAGCATCGAGCTTTATGGGCGGAAGGTGGTGCCGATGGTCAGGGAGATGATGGGGTAG
- a CDS encoding NADPH:quinone oxidoreductase family protein — MKAVVVEQYATIDQIDLKNIPPPSMAPGQLRIRVEAAGIGFVDGLKIEGRYQTKDPLPFIPGTEFAGVVTEAPGAPGGYQPGMRVMGMTRSGALAEEIVVKPEALYPLPDGVAAEVAASFRANYLTALYALSGRAMLVAGEQLLVLGAAGGTGIAAVQIGKLLGARVIAAASTAEKREFTQVHGADAVIDYTQSDWRDSFKELTGGHGADVIFDPVGGEISVQAFRSIAWRGRHLVVGFAAGAIPALPFNLPLLKGGALLGVDLAQIPLREPELQKRLMAQLTGWLADGQLKPVVGRVFALEDFREAFRTMQTRGALGKMVVRIAR; from the coding sequence ATGAAAGCCGTCGTCGTCGAGCAATACGCAACCATCGATCAGATCGACCTGAAGAACATCCCGCCCCCCTCGATGGCGCCGGGGCAATTGCGCATCCGCGTGGAAGCCGCCGGCATCGGCTTTGTCGACGGCTTGAAGATCGAGGGACGTTATCAGACCAAGGATCCACTCCCCTTCATTCCCGGAACGGAGTTCGCTGGCGTCGTGACGGAAGCTCCCGGCGCGCCCGGCGGCTATCAACCCGGCATGCGCGTGATGGGCATGACGCGGTCGGGCGCGCTCGCCGAAGAGATCGTCGTCAAGCCCGAAGCACTCTATCCGCTGCCCGACGGCGTCGCGGCCGAGGTCGCCGCCTCGTTTCGCGCCAACTATTTGACCGCGCTCTATGCGCTGAGCGGCCGTGCCATGCTGGTCGCAGGCGAGCAGCTCCTGGTGCTGGGTGCGGCGGGCGGAACGGGAATCGCGGCCGTCCAGATCGGCAAGCTGCTCGGCGCGCGTGTGATCGCGGCGGCATCGACGGCGGAGAAGCGCGAATTCACGCAGGTGCACGGCGCCGACGCGGTGATCGATTATACGCAGTCCGACTGGCGCGACAGTTTCAAGGAGTTGACGGGCGGACATGGGGCCGACGTGATCTTCGATCCGGTCGGCGGCGAGATCTCGGTGCAGGCATTTCGATCGATCGCCTGGCGCGGTCGCCATCTCGTGGTCGGGTTTGCCGCCGGCGCGATTCCCGCGCTGCCGTTCAACCTGCCGCTGCTGAAAGGCGGCGCCCTGCTCGGCGTCGACCTCGCGCAGATCCCGCTGCGCGAGCCCGAGCTGCAGAAGCGCCTGATGGCGCAGTTGACGGGCTGGCTCGCCGACGGCCAGCTGAAGCCTGTGGTCGGCCGCGTTTTCGCGCTGGAAGATTTTCGCGAGGCGTTCAGGACCATGCAGACGCGCGGCGCGCTCGGCAAGATGGTGGTGCGGATCGCGCGATAG